The nucleotide window TTCTGCAAGTACTATCATGTCATCTGGAAGAACCTGTAAAAAGAAATAATGAACTGCATGAAACTGAAAAATCATCTAACAAAGGTTGGGATTTTCTGTAAAAGTGAAACTTAAGATCATAACTGGATACCTCAGGGACACCACCGACTCTTGTGCTCACTGTCAACAGTCCACAGCTTGCTGCTTCTAGAATGGCTATGCAAAATGCCTCTGTAAGTGAACTAAAAATAACAAAGGTTAGGTTTCAGTGTTACTTACAGTATTATACATAAAATGGTCAAACCCTTTGCATCTGTCCCAGAGATTAATTTTCCTATCAATTAGTTTCTCTATAGCACTATGTCATAATTGACAATGAAGGTAGGTGATGCAAGATGAGCGAAAAGTTATCATCCTTCAGTTAACTCCTGATCCATCTAAAATATATTTAGAATTCAGAAGAAAACTACCCATTACGTTCATGAATAAACTTGTGTATTAAATCATATTCCTAGTTTGTGTTTTTGGACCACATACTCAAGAGAACTTAAATAATCTGATATAAGAATGTCAAAATTTTATTGCAAGCACAGAAAAGGTATCCCAAATTCAAATGGCTCAAGATCGAAGTCCATCAAGAAAAGAGGGATGAACACACTGGAGAGTAGAAACAAGATTTTTCAACTTGAAATGATGAAAATGTAGGAAGAATTTACCTGTTCAAAAATATATGTCCAGATATCAGAACCGATCGCACCTGAGCATGAGGTACAGCTCCTAACATCTCAACTCTATCCTGAAGGGAGAACTTCTCCCTCATTTCTTCAAGGCGCACACGTTTTGGACCATCACCACCAACAATAAAGTGAACCTGACAAGTCCATGGCGTCATTAATTGACAAAATACAACCAACTTCCTAAATCCAAAACAAAACATACAATAAGAAAATAATGGTGCAAGATGACTTCATGAAAACAGCCAAACTCTACTGTCCAATGAAAATGTACTGCCATAGACTTTGTTTTACATGCACATCAATCAAAACATTTGGTGATCGAGTTTGTTATATGCTGTGTAACAAAGGCTCTCCCTTAGTGTGTACATACACAATTCACCAGGGTTATTTGGCTTATATTGTGATGTAGCTCAAACTCACCTTTGGAAATAGACGACACAATTCTGGAATGACTTCAACAAGAAGGTCGGCACCTTTTCGGTATACTAATCTACTGATCACAACAATAACTATTTCATCACAGCTTAAGCGCTTGGGGGAGGGAGTAAACATTGCAGTATCAACTGCATTAGGAACCATGAAAACCTTCTCTGGAGATATCCCAGACCTCAAGACAGTGTTCTCTTTGCTTGTATGAGAGACACATATTGCCTGATCAATATCTGCAAGAGTAAACTGCAGCACCTTATTCATGTGAATGCTTCCAGCATCAGCAAAACCATAAAGTGAGTGATCTGTGAAGACAACTTTGTACCCCATCGTCCTAGCATGCATTAATGCTTCATGACACAGTGTTGAAAAAGCTTGATGTCCATGCACGACAGAAATCTTCTCTCGAATAATAATTGTCCT belongs to Miscanthus floridulus cultivar M001 chromosome 4, ASM1932011v1, whole genome shotgun sequence and includes:
- the LOC136549575 gene encoding phosphatidylinositol N-acetylglucosaminyltransferase subunit A-like: MDGQGTKHRILMVSDFFFPNFGGVESHIYYLSQCLLKLGHKVVVMTHAYGNRSGVRYVTNGLKVYYVPWRPFLMQNTLPTLFLTFPIVRTIIIREKISVVHGHQAFSTLCHEALMHARTMGYKVVFTDHSLYGFADAGSIHMNKVLQFTLADIDQAICVSHTSKENTVLRSGISPEKVFMVPNAVDTAMFTPSPKRLSCDEIVIVVISRLVYRKGADLLVEVIPELCRLFPKVHFIVGGDGPKRVRLEEMREKFSLQDRVEMLGAVPHAQVRSVLISGHIFLNSSLTEAFCIAILEAASCGLLTVSTRVGGVPEVLPDDMIVLAEPAPGDMVRAVKKAIDMLPGIDPQIMHLRMKKLYSWDDVAKRTKIVYDRAMQFPTTNLLDRLPRYLTCGSWAGKLFCLVMIINYLLWRLLEFLQPAEGIEEVPDIGPLHAHLSSKNDFCEAQEK